A genomic segment from Ptychodera flava strain L36383 chromosome 23 unlocalized genomic scaffold, AS_Pfla_20210202 Scaffold_23__1_contigs__length_28996876_pilon, whole genome shotgun sequence encodes:
- the LOC139124155 gene encoding uncharacterized protein — translation MITTERTEHATRGQKRTTKVQYTNATKTKGQTHNIPTIGPLDPATNDQKDTTKPHYSQVNLTQGQENNFVTQARTEPATRSPKSTIKQHYNQVTTTQGQDYNIINRGYEDHVTHDKQSTMKQWQDNRISGDLDYIENHLPLVIGVSVFLVFLTIVNAVICSVCHRRRTRSINKRSVHYDNLDIGTERTNNLAMFLSPDDYEMVDVTTQLTTFLASDKQNDDEEGNRDEGHRNKNIPENTQVNKTREKKTKEVTNQEYSQITANYETINDNSHNALREDVHYYTVMEADDKQTAFTGNRSLSGQMYSGEGYSSSAGGAGEQAEYNVVDRTGKSYKAATDNNEVNNYEEIDITKEDVSTNEDTIYNKLNFGARRLHYIKKSDYS, via the exons ATGATCACAACGGAGCGCACAGAACATGCGACTAGAGGTCAAAAACGTACAACAAAAGTACAATACACTAACGCCACAAAGACAAAAGGGCAAACACACAACATCCCCACCATAGGGCCCTTAGACCCTGCTACCAATGATCAAAAAGACACAACAAAACCACATTATAGCCAAGTCAATCTGACACAGGGACAAGAAAATAACTTTGTCACCCAAGCGCGTACAGAACCTGCGACTAGAAGTCCCAAAAGTACAATAAAACAACATTACAACCAGGTCACAACGACACAAGGGCAAGACTACAACATTATCAATAGGGGGTATGAAGACCACGTGACACATGATAAACAGAGTACCATGAAACAATGGCAAGATAACAGAATAAGTGGCGATCTTGATTACATTGAGAATCATCTCCCGTTGGTCATCGGCGTCAGTGTATTTCTTGTCTTCCTGACCATTGTAAATGCTGTAATCTGTTCAGTGTGTCATCGAAGAAGAACGCGGTCAATCAATAAGAG gaGTGTGCACTACGACAATCTCGATATTGGAACGGAAAGAACCAACAACTTGGCAATGTTTT TATCTCCAGATGACTATGAGATGGTTGATGTGACAACGCAGCTAACAACCTTTTTAGCAAGCGACAAACAAAATGATGATGAAGAAGGTAATAGAGATGAAGGTcacagaaacaaaaatattccaGAAAATACGCAGGTCAACAAGACAAGagagaagaaaacaaaagagGTAACTAATCAAGAATATTCTCAAATAACAGCTAATTACGAGACGATAAATGATAATTCCCATAATGCACTAAGAGAGGATGTACATTATTACACTGTAATGGAAGCTGATGACAAACAGACAGCTTTCACTGGTAACAGAAGTTTGTCTGGACAAATGTATTCTGGTGAAGGTTATTCAAGTAGTGCAGGAGGGGCAGGGGAGCAGGCCGAATACAATGTTGTAGATAGGACTGGAAAATCGTATAAAGCCGCTACTGATAATAATGAGGTAAACAACTATGAAGAAATTGATATAACAAAGGAAGATGTTTCTACTAATGAGGACACAATTTACAACAAGTTAAATTTCGGCGCTAGACGCCTTCATTACATCAAAAAATCAGACTACagctga